A window of the Pleurocapsa minor HA4230-MV1 genome harbors these coding sequences:
- a CDS encoding mechanosensitive ion channel family protein → MIKTADITAWVVGVVTACIIPFPGLSVGDIIATLGLSTVAIGFTFQDIFKNFLAGILILIQRPFHILETKVQTDI, encoded by the coding sequence CTGATTAAAACTGCTGATATCACTGCTTGGGTAGTAGGTGTAGTTACAGCTTGTATCATTCCTTTTCCAGGACTAAGCGTAGGTGATATTATTGCAACTCTGGGATTAAGCACTGTAGCAATAGGTTTTACTTTTCAGGATATATTCAAAAATTTCTTAGCTGGAATTTTAATCTTGATTCAAAGACCATTTCACATTTTAGAAACAAAGGTTCAGACAGATATATAG
- the urtE gene encoding urea ABC transporter ATP-binding subunit UrtE has protein sequence MNNQQATDLMLRVSDLNVYYGESHILRNVDLSVAAGEMVCLIGRNGVGKTTLLKTIMGLLPPRTGEIFLGDRPLTKLTPDRRAKLGIGYVPQGREIIPRVSVQDNLLLGLEAKPQGRKGNESIPEEIFELFPVLKTMLARMGGDLSGGQQQQLAIARALMGKPRLLVLDEPTEGIQPSIILEIEAAVKRIIAATGISVLLVEQHLHFVRQADKYYAMQKGGIVASGSTEELSREVIQQFLAV, from the coding sequence ATGAACAATCAACAAGCAACAGATTTAATGCTGAGGGTATCTGACTTAAATGTTTATTATGGTGAAAGTCATATTTTGCGTAATGTCGATCTCAGTGTGGCTGCTGGGGAAATGGTCTGCTTGATCGGACGTAATGGTGTGGGCAAGACGACGTTGTTAAAGACGATTATGGGCTTGCTTCCACCACGCACGGGAGAGATTTTTTTAGGAGATAGACCCTTAACTAAACTAACCCCAGATCGCCGAGCAAAGTTGGGTATTGGCTATGTACCCCAGGGCAGAGAAATTATTCCCCGCGTATCGGTTCAGGATAATCTGCTACTAGGTTTAGAGGCAAAACCCCAGGGTAGGAAGGGCAATGAATCGATTCCTGAAGAAATATTTGAGCTATTTCCCGTGCTGAAAACCATGCTGGCGCGGATGGGGGGAGATTTAAGTGGGGGACAACAGCAGCAGCTAGCGATCGCTCGTGCTTTGATGGGTAAACCTCGTTTATTGGTGTTGGATGAACCTACTGAAGGTATTCAGCCCTCGATCATTCTGGAAATTGAGGCAGCGGTCAAACGAATTATTGCTGCTACTGGTATTTCTGTCTTGCTAGTTGAGCAGCACCTGCACTTTGTCCGTCAAGCAGATAAATATTATGCGATGCAAAAAGGCGGTATTGTGGCATCTGGCAGCACAGAGGAATTGAGCCGAGAAGTTATCCAGCAGTTCTTGGCAGTTTGA